A single genomic interval of Pseudomonas sp. FeN3W harbors:
- a CDS encoding YdgA family protein, with translation MKKLALAVAVPLALFGAATFYTSTQVESTARDAVEQANLKLREMGVGAGADVSLSLLSFERGLLSSDARYQIGIEVADDEGNTEHYALLLRDRLEHGPFPVSRLTRGQLMPVAAQSHFELERTPLTQKLFDAASGEVPLVGDVTIGYDGGQAGDLRTAALNIEDEYGSVRIAPATLNFEANKDGSDVRMDGELAQVDIDLQRSDSGQPVQVSLRGIGLSADKQDYDAGFGFGPSAITLERMEIKAGDEPAVVIQQASVEESLSHGSRGLDQSIAYRIGEVSAKGQKLRNLVLAFSLRNLEESSLKALLASYKEILDSSAMPQESFAGMTTAQQQELQAHGLQLLEHKPTLAIDEFGFETAHGSARLSVVLDLQSPSADAFTPDAMITSMLASLEAEAGIDKDLVRDIAGLVAQNNQPDGQLDKAALQQETDAATELFSGMALNTGWSRLEGERLVSSLHYADNRVTFNGREMSVQEFIGFAFGSAQNAGLLGQ, from the coding sequence ATGAAAAAACTCGCACTCGCCGTTGCCGTACCCCTGGCCCTCTTCGGCGCCGCCACCTTCTACACCAGCACCCAGGTCGAATCGACCGCCCGTGATGCCGTCGAGCAGGCCAACCTCAAGCTGCGCGAGATGGGCGTCGGCGCCGGTGCCGATGTCAGCCTCAGTCTGCTCAGCTTCGAGCGCGGCCTGCTGTCCAGCGACGCGCGTTACCAGATCGGCATCGAAGTGGCGGACGACGAAGGCAACACCGAGCACTACGCCCTGCTGCTGCGGGATCGCCTCGAACACGGCCCCTTCCCCGTCTCGCGCCTGACCCGTGGCCAACTGATGCCGGTCGCCGCGCAAAGTCACTTCGAACTCGAACGCACGCCGTTGACGCAGAAGCTGTTCGACGCCGCTTCCGGCGAAGTGCCGCTGGTGGGTGACGTGACCATCGGCTACGACGGCGGCCAGGCCGGCGATCTGCGCACCGCCGCGTTGAATATCGAAGACGAGTACGGCAGCGTGCGCATCGCCCCCGCCACCCTCAACTTCGAGGCGAACAAGGACGGCAGCGACGTGCGCATGGACGGTGAACTGGCGCAAGTCGATATCGACCTGCAGCGCAGCGACAGTGGCCAGCCGGTACAGGTCAGCCTGCGTGGCATCGGCCTGAGCGCCGACAAGCAGGACTATGACGCGGGCTTCGGCTTCGGCCCGTCCGCCATCACCCTGGAGCGCATGGAGATCAAGGCCGGCGACGAACCCGCGGTGGTCATCCAGCAGGCCTCGGTCGAAGAGTCGCTGAGCCACGGCAGCCGTGGCCTCGACCAGAGCATCGCCTACCGCATCGGCGAGGTCAGCGCCAAAGGCCAGAAACTGCGCAACCTCGTCCTTGCCTTCAGCCTGCGCAACCTCGAGGAAAGCAGCCTCAAGGCGCTGCTGGCGAGCTACAAGGAAATCCTCGACAGCAGCGCCATGCCGCAGGAATCCTTCGCCGGCATGACCACCGCCCAGCAGCAGGAACTGCAGGCCCATGGCCTGCAGCTGCTCGAACACAAACCCACCCTGGCCATCGACGAATTCGGCTTCGAAACCGCCCACGGCTCAGCCCGCCTGTCCGTCGTGCTGGATCTGCAATCGCCGAGCGCGGACGCCTTCACCCCGGATGCGATGATCACCAGCATGCTCGCCTCGCTCGAGGCCGAAGCCGGTATCGACAAGGACCTGGTGCGCGACATCGCCGGGCTGGTCGCGCAGAACAACCAGCCTGACGGCCAGCTCGATAAGGCCGCACTGCAGCAGGAAACCGATGCCGCCACCGAGCTGTTCAGCGGCATGGCGCTGAACACCGGCTGGTCGCGTCTGGAAGGCGAACGCCTGGTCAGCTCGCTGCATTACGCCGACAACCGGGTGACCTTCAATGGCCGCGAGATGAGCGTGCAGGAATTCATCGGCTTCGCCTTCGGTTCGGCGCAGAACGCCGGCCTGCTCGGCCAGTAA
- a CDS encoding DUF2934 domain-containing protein encodes MNVDERIRQRAYEIWQAEGQPEGKESEHWQQAREEIEPFYKEGNAEAGSVESSVAIPMPKSDNVH; translated from the coding sequence ATGAACGTCGATGAACGAATCCGCCAGCGCGCCTATGAGATCTGGCAAGCCGAAGGCCAGCCGGAAGGCAAGGAAAGCGAGCATTGGCAACAAGCCCGCGAGGAAATCGAGCCCTTCTACAAGGAAGGCAATGCCGAGGCCGGCAGCGTGGAAAGCAGTGTGGCGATACCCATGCCGAAATCGGACAACGTGCATTAA